AGAACAATCTTCGGGGATCAAAGAATTCGTGAAACCGGTAAGGTTAAAAAAGGTGGTGACGTTTTTGTACGCGTTACGGGACggttttttttatcaaaaggtAAGTGGACATTACAGTCAAACATAAAACGAAGAGGGAAGTGAAATGTCTGACCTAAttatgatcaaaaaaaaaaaaaaagaaacagtccGTCGGTTTTCCCATTCCCACCTTCAAGGTATAAGTCGGTGAACTTTATTTAGGACAATTTTAGACACAGTGAACGAGTGAAAACTCGTATCAATACTAGAACTTTCCTTTGGCCCGTTTACCGGTCAAAAAATCGTTTGACTCAGAGATAAATACTGGAAAATTActggttttatttaacacagaCATAGGCGCACAGTGTGCAATGAACTAACCTGTCTCCTGTAAAATGAGTACAATCAATGGTGTCAAGATGGTTAAGAGCAAGGACATTGTCACCACCAACGGTGTTATTCACTTAATTGACCAAGTTCTGATCCCTGATTCAGGTGAGTTACAGCCTGTAATTATAACCACTAACATTATTGTGGGAATGCTAATAATTAATAAGGAAATGTCCTGAATGCTCACAAGACCGGGCAAGGTTCTGGGATGAGAGCTAACTCCAGGAGGTGAGATCCAGTGCACACAGAACTTCAAGATGGGGCGGAACGCTTTGCTATCCTCCAGAGGGAGACTTCATCTCCGGTACCACGACAGggctgaaacaaaacaaaatggtttatagTAGAAACACCAAATACAACACAAATTCCACAGCACACACTGGCTAAGCTATACAGTTAACTAAAGTGCATGTTAGTTTCCTGTGGACCTGCTGTATCAGGGATTCAAATCGAAAATTGgtactaaactgttttgaaagtttagcaccagagagcctagtGGTGCTAAAATATCAAACCGTGCCCTAAGTAAACCCCCCTCACAATTTACCACATTCACAATTTACCACCCTTCTTTCCTGTGTATGTGGGTTGGTCATGTAAGTAGTCCAGACCCAAGAGAAACTACAGTCATCTATGGAGGCtaaggaatataaataaataaataaatcgaatgAAACTTGTCTACTGGCCctagaatttaatgttgctggtgctatataaggtaccctggtgctagaatctaTACCCCTGGACACAAACACATGAAGTTaaccataatataaaagacaaattacacgttttgtacacttttttttttttttttttttttaacaattaacatccaataaaaacaaataatgaaatttacaaaataaataaaccagaagTAAAGCTCAccaaaatataaattacattgtGTTGCAGTACttaacattttgttatttgtttttaagctaaGCAGGTTCTGGAACTTACTGGCAGCTCTCACACCACCTTCACAGACTTGATTGCAAAGATGGGACTGGCAGCTGCAATGAGAGCAGAGGGGGAATACACCTTGCTAGCGCCTTTCAATGAAGCCTTCTCTCGTAAGTGTCTACT
The nucleotide sequence above comes from Polyodon spathula isolate WHYD16114869_AA unplaced genomic scaffold, ASM1765450v1 scaffolds_1822, whole genome shotgun sequence. Encoded proteins:
- the LOC121310204 gene encoding periostin-like, whose protein sequence is MSTINGVKMVKSKDIVTTNGVIHLIDQVLIPDSAKQVLELTGSSHTTFTDLIAKMGLAAAMRAEGEYTLLAPFNEAFSHEVTTMDQRSLRLILENHILKFKVILSQLYNGQRLETLGGKFLRVFIYRTVSKIQLALLNVF